One stretch of Saccharomonospora xinjiangensis XJ-54 DNA includes these proteins:
- a CDS encoding LytR C-terminal domain-containing protein has product MSIFDGVSRPMRAAGLGLLAVAVVAAAVGGVTLVSGGDEPDNAAATSPADPTPGNGQESRKPAPSSEKQGDGEKGGEKDGGTDGADPTGAPGDSGDGADPGDSGDSGGAEDRPISEVSVPVRVYNNSTVKGLAAEATEDLEALGWDVVETGNYSAGVIPASTIYYRPGTDEEATARALAETFGMRVEPRFDGIADASPGLIMIVTSDYAGPDTAK; this is encoded by the coding sequence ATGAGCATCTTCGACGGGGTGTCAAGGCCCATGCGGGCCGCGGGGCTGGGACTGCTCGCGGTCGCCGTCGTCGCGGCCGCGGTCGGGGGCGTCACGCTCGTTTCGGGCGGGGACGAACCCGACAATGCCGCCGCCACCTCGCCCGCTGATCCCACACCCGGCAACGGGCAGGAGAGTCGCAAGCCCGCGCCGTCCTCGGAGAAGCAGGGCGACGGCGAGAAGGGCGGCGAGAAGGACGGCGGCACCGACGGTGCTGACCCGACCGGTGCGCCCGGGGATTCCGGCGACGGCGCCGATCCGGGCGACTCCGGCGACTCCGGCGGTGCCGAGGACCGGCCGATCTCCGAGGTTTCCGTGCCGGTGCGGGTGTACAACAACAGCACGGTCAAGGGCCTCGCCGCCGAGGCGACGGAGGATCTCGAGGCGCTGGGGTGGGACGTCGTCGAGACCGGCAACTACTCGGCCGGTGTGATCCCCGCCAGCACCATCTACTACCGGCCTGGCACCGACGAGGAGGCCACCGCACGCGCGCTCGCCGAGACGTTCGGCATGCGCGTCGAGCCGAGATTCGACGGTATCGCCGACGCAAGTCCCGGCCTCATCATGATCGTCACGAGCGACTACGCGGGGCCTGACACCGCCAAGTGA
- a CDS encoding CDP-alcohol phosphatidyltransferase family protein: MSRTTPGVRLLPNAITVLALCAGLSAVQFALGGQYGLALGAIGLAAVLDSLDGRIARMLDATSKMGAELDSLSDAISFGVAPALVLYVWLPDPGKLGWVAALIFAVCMVLRLARFNTLLDDVEQPPYASEFFVGVPAPAGGLLALLPVMATLEFGQGWWSSGSVVWVWTVAISALCISRIPTMSLKKLKVPAKAAAPLLVVVGLAAAATIQYPLIVLMSVLLLYLAHVPYAVRRYQWLAKHPEAWDVPAKERRAIRRSRTQRRIGLRKPQFHKVAGAARRAVKRPRATTAHVPRVYPPDTIAAPRGRIDDRGPRRRNWRRIGLRQGRE, encoded by the coding sequence ATGTCCCGGACCACACCCGGTGTCCGGCTCCTGCCGAACGCGATCACCGTGCTGGCGTTGTGTGCCGGTTTGTCCGCCGTGCAGTTCGCCCTCGGCGGGCAGTACGGTCTCGCGCTCGGCGCCATCGGGCTCGCAGCGGTGCTCGACAGCCTCGACGGCCGGATCGCACGCATGCTCGACGCGACCTCCAAGATGGGCGCGGAGCTGGACTCCCTTTCGGACGCGATCTCGTTCGGTGTGGCTCCCGCGCTGGTGTTGTATGTGTGGTTGCCCGACCCCGGCAAGCTCGGCTGGGTGGCCGCGCTGATCTTCGCTGTGTGCATGGTTCTGCGGTTGGCGCGGTTCAACACGCTGCTGGATGACGTCGAGCAACCGCCGTACGCGAGTGAGTTCTTCGTCGGTGTGCCCGCACCCGCAGGTGGTTTGCTCGCGCTGCTTCCGGTGATGGCCACGCTGGAGTTCGGTCAGGGCTGGTGGTCGAGCGGTTCGGTGGTGTGGGTGTGGACGGTGGCGATCTCCGCCCTGTGTATCAGCCGCATCCCGACGATGTCGTTGAAGAAACTGAAGGTTCCCGCGAAGGCCGCCGCGCCGCTGCTCGTCGTCGTCGGCCTCGCGGCGGCGGCGACGATCCAGTACCCGCTGATCGTGCTGATGAGCGTCCTGCTGCTCTACCTGGCGCACGTCCCCTACGCTGTGCGCCGCTACCAGTGGCTCGCGAAGCACCCTGAGGCGTGGGACGTGCCGGCGAAGGAGCGCAGGGCCATCCGCCGTAGCCGCACCCAGCGCCGTATCGGGCTACGGAAACCGCAGTTCCACAAGGTCGCAGGCGCGGCCCGGCGCGCGGTGAAGCGCCCCCGCGCCACGACGGCGCACGTGCCGAGGGTCTACCCGCCCGACACCATCGCCGCCCCCCGTGGTCGCATCGACGACCGCGGCCCTCGCAGGCGGAACTGGCGCAGGATCGGGCTGAGGCAGGGCAGGGAGTGA
- the thiD gene encoding bifunctional hydroxymethylpyrimidine kinase/phosphomethylpyrimidine kinase, with protein sequence MTETPKTALTIAGSDSGGGAGLQADLRTFFACGVHGMTAVTAVTVQNSIGVSGFTEIPPGIVAAQIEAVASDMGVNAAKTGMLASAEIISTVASTVDALGFGRERQTPFVVDPVAASMHGDSLLRDDALEALRTELLPRATLVTPNLDEVRLLTGLDVNDVAGQRDAAEALLALGPQWVLVKGGHATDSPRCVDLLSDGTHVLEFEGPRYDTPHTHGGGDTLASAITAHLAKGLGVPDAVSAGKKFIERCVAESYPLGAGAGPVSPFWRLGPDIPSPASRDS encoded by the coding sequence ATGACCGAGACGCCGAAGACCGCGCTCACCATCGCGGGTTCCGACTCCGGCGGAGGTGCGGGCCTTCAGGCGGACCTGCGGACGTTCTTCGCCTGCGGAGTGCACGGGATGACCGCGGTCACGGCGGTCACCGTGCAGAACTCGATCGGCGTGAGCGGGTTCACCGAGATCCCGCCCGGCATCGTCGCCGCGCAGATCGAGGCCGTGGCCAGCGACATGGGGGTGAACGCGGCGAAGACGGGAATGCTCGCCAGCGCCGAGATCATCTCCACTGTCGCGTCCACTGTGGACGCGCTTGGTTTCGGGAGGGAGCGGCAGACACCCTTCGTCGTCGATCCCGTGGCCGCGTCCATGCACGGCGATTCACTACTGCGTGACGACGCGCTGGAGGCGCTCCGCACGGAACTCCTGCCGAGAGCCACGCTGGTGACGCCCAACCTCGATGAGGTCCGGCTGCTGACGGGGCTCGACGTCAACGACGTCGCAGGCCAGCGCGACGCGGCCGAGGCTCTGCTCGCGCTCGGCCCGCAGTGGGTGCTCGTCAAGGGCGGGCACGCCACAGACAGCCCACGCTGCGTTGACCTGCTGTCGGACGGCACTCACGTGCTGGAGTTCGAAGGTCCTCGCTACGACACCCCGCACACCCACGGCGGCGGCGACACGCTGGCCTCCGCCATCACCGCGCATCTCGCGAAGGGGCTCGGGGTTCCCGACGCGGTGTCGGCAGGCAAGAAGTTCATCGAGCGCTGCGTTGCGGAGTCCTACCCGCTCGGCGCGGGCGCCGGCCCGGTCTCGCCGTTCTGGCGACTCGGGCCGGACATCCCTTCACCCGCATCGCGGGATTCCTGA
- a CDS encoding AAA family ATPase, with protein MSSPRLPLTVRHTTSALDSRRGVIRLHPEVLDALGLRAWDAVRLTGARVSAALAAASPPGSAPGVVLADDVTMANLGITEGSEVIVEPCEVSAARSVTVAGSRLATMSLTPHTLRLALLGKVFTVGDAVSLLPQDLAPPPGSDVAAARGVLSRSIGASWTTELLTITATDPQGPVAVGQATVVSWRGDTPPRHTSAPTQPDTTPIDVEPLDVGTQPGGQTGNQEDAAPPLADLAGAETAARTLSEWLDLAFHRPDLLSKLGTSPHLGILLSGPEGVGKTTLVRSVARASEIDVVTVEVPTLAVLEPDAAVARLAEAVAATSRAEPSVLLLTDIDTLLPASSPPPVATVVLDRLREALTRAGLAVVATTAHPEAVDPRLRAVDLLDRELRLGMPDARTRAELLGVLLRQTPLDSGIDLGAVAERTPGFVAADLVALRRDAALRAALRHTGEGGEPRVRQQDLLDAVESVRPISMSTTDTLATGGLTLDDVGDMADVKQSLTEAVLWPLRYPDSFARLGVAPPRGVLIYGPPGNGKTFLVRALAGTGALNVFSVKGAELMDKWVGESERAVRELFRKAAEAAPSLIFLDEVDALVPRRGQSSDSGASDRVVAALLTELDGVEPLRDVVVVGATNRPELVDPALLRPGRLERLIYVPPPDAEARAQILRASARNTPLADDVDLDALAAQLERYSAADCAALIREAALTAMRESLEAAEVTARHLAKAREAVRPSLDPAQLAELEAYAESR; from the coding sequence GTGTCGTCACCACGGCTTCCGCTGACCGTCCGCCACACCACTTCAGCGCTCGACTCCCGAAGGGGTGTCATCCGGCTCCATCCGGAAGTGCTCGACGCGCTCGGGCTGAGGGCGTGGGACGCCGTGAGGCTCACCGGGGCCAGGGTCAGCGCGGCGCTCGCCGCAGCCTCGCCTCCTGGTTCGGCGCCCGGCGTCGTGCTCGCCGACGACGTCACGATGGCCAATCTCGGGATCACGGAGGGCTCCGAGGTGATCGTCGAGCCGTGCGAGGTGAGCGCGGCTCGCAGCGTCACGGTGGCCGGTTCGCGGCTGGCCACGATGTCGCTGACACCGCACACGTTGCGGTTGGCGCTGCTGGGCAAGGTGTTCACGGTGGGCGACGCCGTGTCGCTGCTGCCGCAGGACCTCGCTCCTCCGCCGGGGTCGGACGTCGCCGCCGCGCGTGGCGTGCTGTCCCGCTCGATCGGTGCCTCATGGACGACGGAACTCCTCACGATCACCGCCACCGACCCGCAAGGCCCTGTCGCCGTCGGTCAGGCGACCGTCGTCTCGTGGCGAGGTGACACACCGCCGCGCCACACATCCGCTCCCACGCAGCCGGACACGACGCCGATCGATGTGGAACCGCTGGACGTCGGCACCCAGCCCGGTGGCCAAACCGGTAACCAGGAGGACGCCGCGCCGCCCCTCGCGGACCTCGCGGGCGCCGAGACCGCCGCCCGCACACTGTCCGAGTGGCTCGACCTCGCGTTCCACCGGCCCGATCTTCTCAGCAAGCTCGGTACCTCACCACACCTCGGAATTTTGCTGTCCGGTCCCGAGGGCGTCGGGAAGACGACACTGGTGCGTTCCGTGGCCCGCGCCTCGGAGATCGACGTCGTGACGGTGGAGGTACCCACGCTGGCGGTGCTGGAGCCCGACGCGGCTGTCGCGCGGCTGGCTGAGGCCGTCGCGGCCACGTCACGCGCGGAGCCGAGTGTCCTGCTGCTCACCGACATCGACACCCTGCTGCCCGCGTCATCGCCGCCTCCCGTCGCGACGGTCGTGCTCGACCGGCTTCGCGAGGCCCTCACTCGCGCGGGCCTCGCCGTGGTGGCCACGACGGCGCACCCCGAAGCGGTCGATCCCCGGCTGCGCGCGGTGGACCTGCTGGACAGGGAGTTGCGCCTCGGCATGCCCGACGCGCGGACACGGGCGGAGTTGCTGGGAGTGCTGCTGCGGCAGACACCGCTCGACAGCGGCATCGACCTGGGGGCGGTGGCCGAGCGCACGCCGGGTTTCGTTGCCGCCGATCTGGTGGCGCTGCGACGCGACGCCGCTCTGCGCGCGGCCCTGCGCCACACCGGCGAAGGCGGCGAACCGCGTGTGCGCCAGCAGGATCTGCTCGACGCGGTGGAATCCGTACGCCCGATCTCGATGTCCACCACCGATACATTGGCCACAGGTGGCCTCACACTCGACGACGTCGGTGACATGGCGGACGTCAAGCAGTCGCTGACCGAGGCGGTGCTGTGGCCGCTGCGTTACCCGGACTCGTTCGCGAGGTTGGGCGTCGCTCCGCCTCGCGGCGTGCTGATCTACGGCCCTCCCGGCAACGGCAAGACGTTCCTTGTGCGCGCGCTCGCCGGCACCGGGGCGCTGAATGTGTTCTCGGTGAAGGGCGCCGAGTTGATGGACAAGTGGGTCGGCGAGTCCGAACGCGCCGTTCGCGAGCTGTTCCGCAAGGCCGCTGAGGCCGCGCCGTCGCTGATCTTCCTGGACGAGGTTGACGCGCTGGTGCCCCGGCGTGGGCAGTCGAGCGATTCCGGCGCGTCCGACCGCGTCGTCGCCGCACTGCTCACCGAACTCGACGGTGTCGAACCGTTGAGGGACGTCGTTGTCGTCGGCGCCACCAACCGCCCCGAGCTGGTCGATCCCGCGTTGCTTCGCCCTGGCAGGCTGGAACGGCTGATCTACGTGCCGCCGCCGGACGCCGAGGCACGGGCTCAGATTCTTCGGGCGAGCGCCCGGAACACACCGCTGGCCGACGACGTGGATCTCGACGCGCTCGCCGCCCAGCTCGAACGGTACTCGGCGGCCGACTGCGCGGCGCTGATCAGGGAGGCCGCGCTGACCGCGATGCGGGAGTCGCTTGAGGCCGCCGAGGTCACCGCCCGGCATCTCGCCAAGGCCCGCGAAGCTGTGCGCCCGTCACTGGACCCGGCGCAGCTCGCGGAACTCGAAGCGTACGCGGAATCCCGCTGA
- a CDS encoding peptide deformylase, with translation MTIHAIRIAGDPVLHQPTREISTFDAELATLVDDMFETMYAAEGVGLAANQIGVDLRVFVYDCPDDEGNRFKGVVVNPALSTSEIPETMPDPDNDWEGCLSVPGESYPTGRASWAKVTGFDVEGNPIEVEGTGYFARCLQHETDHLDGYIYLDRLVGRHARAAKKMLKSNRWGVPGNSWLPGAED, from the coding sequence GTGACCATCCACGCCATTCGCATCGCAGGCGACCCGGTGCTGCACCAGCCCACCCGCGAAATCTCGACGTTCGACGCCGAGCTGGCCACGCTCGTCGATGACATGTTCGAGACCATGTACGCGGCCGAAGGGGTCGGCCTCGCGGCCAACCAGATCGGCGTGGACCTCCGCGTTTTCGTCTACGACTGCCCTGACGACGAGGGAAACCGCTTCAAGGGCGTCGTGGTCAACCCGGCCCTGTCCACTTCCGAGATCCCGGAGACGATGCCCGATCCCGACAACGACTGGGAGGGGTGCCTCTCCGTGCCGGGCGAGTCCTACCCCACGGGCCGGGCCTCATGGGCGAAGGTCACCGGGTTCGACGTCGAGGGCAATCCCATCGAAGTGGAGGGCACCGGATACTTCGCGCGGTGCCTGCAACACGAGACCGATCACCTCGACGGCTACATCTATCTCGACAGGCTGGTCGGCAGGCACGCCCGCGCGGCGAAGAAGATGCTCAAGTCCAACAGGTGGGGCGTGCCGGGCAACAGTTGGCTGCCTGGCGCGGAGGACTGA
- a CDS encoding PstS family phosphate ABC transporter substrate-binding protein: MMLGQLLSWVVELLLSDETTWILAVAAVTAIASPFVDRYVVRRKRLHYRVQYNSKIGLSPVNLRDDDDQVTHVDSQLSPVIELLDRMSIVVIRIRNTGVEDIADDDFADPLEFSFGRRVVWNARISEPSVESHRKRLKQGLEFFTRDEPRPSTKDLAGVRRSLGERLGVLLKSLVAGKPEPERAVTQAPQWHGVRLRNLALQRREAFKLVVVLREPDDALDSEVTKDISCSGGHLSGGRVLDERQQRRLTWPRAAMAMGLLLTGVLLTTMLVAFSRPQRVSEGVACGTGSLTVVGSSAFMPVLAELVEPYEQVCGDVITPEKTGSIGGVRRLAGADSGETGGLAALSDGEPRIADDGLVAQPLAVIVYAVVVGDGAGIDSLTPDELRGIYSGKYTDWNQLRRGPSLPIRIIGRGQESGSRLTFESTVLRGTEGELTSDSCERADRSPTANVIRCERGSETDVLAEVSTTRGAIGYVDLPSAVAARTEGDALTIVQLGEHFPSIDTARHGYPFWTIEYLYTRGEHEEGSTLASFVEYLRSGTARAALAEMGYPPCLDGDAGLHELCRG, encoded by the coding sequence ATGATGTTGGGGCAGTTGTTGAGCTGGGTCGTGGAACTCCTCCTTTCCGACGAAACCACCTGGATTCTCGCCGTCGCAGCGGTGACGGCGATCGCCTCGCCTTTCGTCGATCGCTACGTCGTCCGGCGCAAGAGGCTGCACTACCGCGTCCAGTACAACTCCAAGATCGGCCTGAGCCCCGTCAACCTCCGTGACGACGACGACCAGGTGACGCACGTGGACTCCCAGCTGTCGCCGGTGATCGAACTGCTCGACCGGATGAGCATCGTGGTGATCCGCATCCGCAACACCGGGGTCGAGGACATCGCCGACGACGACTTCGCCGATCCGCTCGAGTTCTCCTTCGGGCGCAGAGTGGTGTGGAACGCCCGCATTTCCGAGCCGTCCGTCGAGTCGCATCGCAAACGGCTCAAGCAGGGTTTGGAGTTCTTCACCCGAGACGAACCTCGTCCATCCACAAAGGACCTCGCGGGGGTTCGCAGATCGCTGGGTGAACGGCTCGGCGTGTTGCTGAAGTCGCTGGTCGCGGGCAAGCCGGAACCGGAGAGAGCGGTGACACAGGCCCCGCAGTGGCACGGTGTCCGGCTTCGCAACCTGGCATTGCAGCGGCGGGAGGCGTTCAAACTCGTCGTGGTGCTGCGGGAACCGGACGACGCACTGGACAGCGAGGTGACGAAGGACATCTCCTGCTCAGGCGGCCACCTCTCCGGAGGGCGAGTGCTCGACGAGCGTCAGCAGCGCAGACTCACCTGGCCGCGCGCCGCCATGGCGATGGGCCTGCTGCTCACCGGCGTGCTGCTCACCACGATGCTCGTGGCTTTCTCCCGGCCCCAGCGGGTCTCCGAAGGAGTCGCCTGTGGCACGGGATCGCTGACCGTTGTGGGATCGAGCGCTTTCATGCCGGTGCTCGCCGAACTCGTCGAGCCGTACGAACAGGTATGCGGTGACGTGATCACACCGGAGAAGACGGGCAGCATCGGCGGGGTTCGCAGGCTGGCCGGTGCCGATTCCGGCGAAACGGGAGGGCTCGCCGCCCTGTCCGACGGGGAACCGCGCATCGCCGACGACGGCCTTGTCGCGCAGCCGCTTGCCGTGATCGTGTACGCGGTGGTGGTGGGTGACGGCGCCGGCATCGACTCCCTGACTCCGGACGAGTTACGAGGCATCTACTCCGGGAAGTACACCGACTGGAACCAACTGCGGCGTGGCCCGTCGTTGCCCATCCGCATCATCGGGCGAGGCCAGGAATCCGGTTCCCGGTTGACGTTCGAGTCCACCGTGCTCCGTGGCACCGAAGGCGAGTTGACCTCCGACTCGTGCGAGCGGGCCGACCGCTCCCCGACAGCGAACGTGATCCGCTGTGAACGCGGCTCCGAAACCGACGTGCTCGCGGAGGTCTCGACGACGCGGGGCGCGATCGGCTACGTGGACCTGCCCTCGGCCGTCGCGGCACGGACGGAAGGCGACGCGCTGACGATCGTGCAGCTGGGTGAGCACTTCCCTTCCATCGACACGGCGCGGCACGGCTACCCGTTCTGGACCATCGAGTACCTCTACACCCGCGGCGAGCACGAGGAGGGCTCCACGCTGGCGAGCTTCGTCGAGTACCTGCGCTCCGGCACGGCGAGAGCCGCACTCGCCGAGATGGGATATCCGCCGTGCCTCGACGGCGACGCAGGCCTCCACGAACTGTGTCGGGGATAG
- the thiC gene encoding phosphomethylpyrimidine synthase ThiC — protein sequence MTAAERATVRPSVTTGPITGSRKVYSVTESGLRVPVRRIDLSNGEHFDVYDTSGPYTEAEAKNTVDVHKGLPRLRESWAEGREHNTQLGWAKAGVVTPEMEFVAARERVDPEFVRAEVARGRAVIPANRRHPESEPMIIGKNFLVKVNANMGNSAVWSSVEEEVDKMVWATRWGADTIMDLSTGKRIHETREWILRNSPVPVGTVPIYQALEKVGGEPEKLSWEVYRDTVIEQCEQGVDYMTVHAGVLLRYVPLTANRVTGIVSRGGSIMAAWCLAHHKESFLYTHFEELCDILRDYDVTFSLGDGLRPGSIADANDRAQFAELETLGELTHIARERDVQVMIEGPGHVPMHKIKENVELEEKLCGEAPFYTLGPLATDIAPAYDHITSAIGAAQIGWYGTAMLCYVTPKEHLGLPDRDDVKTGVISYKIAAHAADLAKGHPYAQEWDDALSKARFEFRWNDQFNLSLDPDTARAFHDETLPAEPAKTAHFCSMCGPKFCSMRITQDIRAYAEEHGLTSTEAIEAGMREKSREFTDHGGQVYLPVVDR from the coding sequence TTGACGGCAGCCGAACGCGCCACGGTTCGTCCCAGCGTCACCACCGGCCCCATCACCGGATCGCGCAAGGTCTACTCCGTAACGGAGTCGGGCCTTCGGGTTCCGGTACGGCGAATCGATCTCTCCAACGGTGAGCACTTCGACGTCTACGACACCTCCGGCCCCTACACAGAGGCCGAAGCAAAGAACACTGTGGACGTCCACAAGGGACTTCCACGGCTCAGGGAGTCCTGGGCGGAAGGCCGCGAGCACAACACACAACTCGGCTGGGCGAAAGCCGGGGTCGTCACGCCCGAGATGGAGTTCGTCGCGGCCCGCGAGCGCGTCGATCCCGAGTTCGTGAGGGCTGAGGTGGCCAGGGGCAGGGCGGTGATCCCCGCCAACCGCAGGCACCCCGAGTCGGAGCCGATGATCATCGGCAAGAACTTCCTCGTCAAGGTCAACGCCAACATGGGCAACTCCGCCGTGTGGTCGTCGGTCGAGGAGGAGGTGGACAAGATGGTGTGGGCGACCCGCTGGGGCGCCGACACCATCATGGACCTCTCGACGGGCAAGCGGATCCACGAGACCCGGGAGTGGATACTGCGGAACTCGCCCGTCCCGGTCGGCACCGTGCCGATCTACCAGGCGCTGGAGAAGGTCGGCGGCGAGCCGGAGAAGCTGTCGTGGGAGGTCTACCGCGACACCGTGATCGAGCAGTGCGAGCAGGGCGTCGATTACATGACCGTCCACGCGGGAGTGTTGCTGCGATACGTCCCGCTCACCGCGAACCGCGTGACGGGCATCGTCTCGCGCGGCGGCTCGATCATGGCGGCCTGGTGCCTCGCCCATCACAAGGAGTCGTTCCTCTACACGCACTTCGAGGAACTGTGCGACATCCTGCGGGACTACGACGTGACCTTCTCGCTCGGCGACGGGCTGCGTCCCGGCTCGATCGCCGACGCCAACGACCGCGCCCAGTTCGCCGAGCTCGAAACCCTCGGCGAGCTGACCCACATCGCCCGCGAACGTGACGTGCAGGTGATGATCGAGGGCCCTGGGCACGTGCCCATGCACAAGATCAAGGAGAACGTGGAGCTGGAGGAGAAGCTCTGCGGCGAGGCGCCGTTCTACACGCTTGGACCGCTGGCCACCGACATCGCCCCCGCCTACGACCACATCACGTCGGCCATCGGCGCCGCACAGATCGGCTGGTACGGCACGGCGATGCTCTGTTACGTCACGCCGAAGGAACATCTCGGCCTCCCCGACCGCGACGACGTCAAGACCGGTGTCATCTCGTACAAGATCGCCGCGCACGCCGCCGACCTCGCCAAGGGGCATCCGTACGCCCAGGAGTGGGACGACGCTCTTTCGAAGGCTCGCTTCGAGTTCCGCTGGAACGATCAGTTCAACCTCTCGCTGGACCCCGACACCGCGCGCGCGTTCCACGACGAGACGCTTCCGGCCGAGCCTGCCAAGACTGCGCACTTCTGCTCGATGTGCGGGCCGAAGTTCTGCTCGATGCGCATCACGCAGGACATCCGCGCCTACGCCGAGGAACACGGCCTGACCAGCACCGAGGCGATCGAGGCAGGCATGAGGGAGAAGTCAAGGGAGTTCACCGACCACGGCGGGCAGGTCTACCTGCCCGTGGTTGACCGATGA
- a CDS encoding phosphodiester glycosidase family protein yields MTISPLLRRGGSLAAAAVLAGCLLPAAPATASEDGTTVAEGVEYRSLTLDTAHGRVLGHLVTVDLRQARLDLLHPGRVAARDEVPDMADAAGALAGVNGDFFNISSTHPGIPATGAAVGPAVAAGEDLKTAAPDAQRFGPALPPTTSTRDVLGVGVNGKARLAELDIAGRVISGEDVFDIEGYNTYALAENGIAVFTSEWGSANRVRATCGSDTSRKAPCSDETEEVVVRDGIVVGEHDRPGEGLIADDTVVLVGREDGADELERLDPGDRVRVKYRLVPAEGPPLSFAVGGFPIAREGADLPGLDTKALAPRTAAGVSADGRTVWLVVVDGRSDDSVGMTVAELAELMRSFGATDVINLDGGGSSTMVLREHGAGSVTVVNDPSDGRPRAVANGVGVFPRR; encoded by the coding sequence ATGACGATCTCCCCACTGCTTCGTCGCGGCGGCTCGCTCGCTGCCGCGGCGGTCCTCGCAGGGTGTCTCCTCCCCGCAGCCCCGGCCACGGCTTCGGAAGACGGCACCACCGTCGCCGAGGGCGTCGAGTACCGCTCGCTGACGCTGGACACCGCACACGGCAGGGTCCTGGGTCACCTGGTGACCGTGGACCTGCGGCAGGCGCGGCTGGACCTGCTGCACCCCGGCAGGGTCGCCGCCCGCGACGAGGTGCCCGACATGGCCGACGCGGCGGGTGCGCTCGCGGGGGTCAACGGCGACTTCTTCAACATCTCGTCCACGCACCCCGGCATCCCCGCGACGGGCGCCGCCGTCGGACCGGCCGTCGCGGCAGGCGAAGACCTCAAGACGGCGGCCCCCGACGCGCAGCGCTTCGGTCCCGCGCTGCCGCCGACGACGTCCACCCGTGACGTGCTCGGCGTTGGGGTCAACGGCAAGGCCAGGCTGGCCGAGCTCGACATCGCAGGCAGGGTGATCAGCGGCGAGGACGTCTTCGACATCGAGGGCTACAACACCTACGCGCTCGCCGAGAACGGCATCGCGGTGTTCACCAGCGAATGGGGCAGCGCCAACAGGGTCAGGGCCACCTGCGGTAGTGACACCAGCCGCAAGGCACCGTGCAGCGACGAGACCGAGGAGGTCGTCGTGCGCGACGGGATCGTGGTCGGGGAGCACGACCGGCCGGGCGAGGGACTGATCGCGGACGACACCGTCGTGCTCGTGGGCCGGGAGGACGGCGCCGACGAGCTGGAGCGGCTCGACCCAGGCGATCGGGTGCGCGTGAAGTACCGGCTGGTGCCTGCCGAAGGGCCGCCGCTGTCCTTCGCGGTCGGTGGTTTCCCCATCGCGCGTGAGGGCGCGGACCTGCCGGGGCTCGACACCAAAGCGCTCGCGCCGAGGACCGCGGCGGGGGTGAGCGCCGACGGCCGCACCGTGTGGCTTGTCGTCGTTGACGGTCGTTCGGACGACAGCGTCGGCATGACCGTGGCCGAACTCGCCGAGCTGATGCGGTCGTTCGGGGCAACTGACGTGATCAACCTCGACGGCGGCGGGTCATCGACGATGGTGCTCAGAGAGCACGGTGCGGGCAGCGTCACCGTCGTCAACGATCCCTCCGACGGAAGGCCCCGCGCCGTGGCCAACGGCGTGGGAGTGTTCCCACGCCGCTGA
- a CDS encoding DUF3263 domain-containing protein, with translation MDAAESMAPDGRPSPQSGQAEHGSGLTQRELDVLAFERQWWRYAGAKEQAIRDQFGVSPTRYYQILNKLIDKQEAVRADPMLVKRLRKVRASRQRTRAARRLGIELP, from the coding sequence ATGGACGCCGCGGAGTCGATGGCCCCGGATGGCCGCCCGTCCCCGCAGAGCGGACAGGCAGAACACGGGTCCGGGTTGACCCAGCGTGAGCTGGACGTCCTCGCGTTCGAGCGCCAGTGGTGGAGATACGCGGGCGCCAAGGAACAGGCGATCCGCGATCAGTTCGGCGTGTCGCCCACGCGCTATTACCAGATCCTGAACAAGCTCATCGATAAGCAGGAAGCCGTGCGCGCGGACCCGATGCTGGTGAAGCGGCTTCGAAAGGTGCGCGCTTCCCGGCAGCGCACCCGCGCGGCACGGCGGTTGGGGATTGAACTGCCATGA